In the Candidatus Bathyarchaeia archaeon genome, TTGGCGCGCAGGGTTTCAGCAGCGCCATAGCCAAGAAAGGCACCTCCACAGACATCACACTATACAACTTGAAGAAAGGCGAAGACACCCTCACGCTTGTTGAGCCTAACCGTTACCCCGAACGGCTGGCACCCCTGTTCTTCGCGGCTTCAGAAGTGCAAAAAGCCGTCGTCGTGGTGAACGAGTTAACCGCAACTCTGGGCGAGAGTCTTGTGATGTTGCAGTGCTGCGGCATAAACAGCGGCTACTTCATACTCCGAAACTATATCCCCAAAGAAAAAATCCAGCCTCTCATCAAAGGCACAAGCTTAGAAAACTTTGAGTTCCTCCCCGACGACGCCAACGTTTTGCGGGAAAAACTGTTCAATAACGCTGCCCAACAGAAACCCGCCGAAGCACCCACAGGAAGCGTACCCGTAGACCACGCATTCAACGTGAAAGGCGTAGGCGTGGTGGTTTTGGGCGTAGTCATAAACGGGGGCGTCGCCAAACATGCAGCGTTGAAGGCGTTGCCGGGAACGAAAACGGCGCAGGTGCGGTCAATTCAGAAACACGACGACGACTTTGACGCAGCCGTTGAGGGCGACCGCGTGGGGTTGGCGGTCAAAAACGTGGACGTTTCAGATGTGGATAGGGGCGTGGTTTTGACAAATGACCCCGCAATCAAAACCTCAAAAACTCTCAAAACCAAGGCGTCGCTGGTGAAGTATTGGCAGACGCCGCTGAAGGCGGGTATGGTGATGCATGTGGGGCACTGGATGCAGTTCCTCAACGGCAAGGTGGAGGAGGTCAGCGAGGAGGGCGACTGGCATAAACCCGACGTCACCATCAGCTTGGAGAAGGACCTGGTTTACCGTTCAGGCGACCGTGCGGTTTTGATGTATTTGGAGGGCGGCAAGCTCCGCGTCGCAGGAACCATCGAGCTGCCTTAACTGGTGGCTGACTAATTTTTGACAAGCCTATTAGTCAAATACGCTTAAATGACGCCTAACCAACCCATAGTACTGGCAGGACAGGATGTGGGTTAATGGGCACAGATTTCGAATCATTCCATGACATATTCAAGCATCCCATCCGCCGCAAAATCATTCAAACATTAAACGAAAAACAAGCGCTTTCGTATATGGAGTTAATGACTGCGGTTGACGCGGCAAACACGGGCAAGTTCAACTACCACCTTAAAGTCCTCGCTGACCTCATCCAGAAAGACCCCAACGGCAAATACGAGCTGACACCCAAAGGACAGCTAGCAGTGCAGTTTCTGCAGACGTTTAACGAAAAAAAGGCGAAGCCATCGCGACTGCGCATTATGGATGCGTTTCTGATTGGTGTGGCGGGGTTTGTTTTGACGCTTGTGAACCCCGGTTTTTGGGGGTTTATGTTGGCTGCAGCTTGGAATGTTCAGTCAGTTGCAGTTTATTCAGCGCTAAGCGCCCTAACGACTGCCTTCATGATTGCTGTGCCTAGTCCAGTTATGTGGCTGTTGTCGACTAGGCGGTCGCATTCTCACAGCGCCTACAACCTTTACATGGCGCCCGTTCTAACCGTCGTTATGCTGGTTTTGTTGCTGGTCGTTATGTTTGTGTCCAACATTAACATAGGAACAGAAGTCGCCATTCAAGTCGGTGAAACCGTGAGCTCAGGAAACATACAGGTGCCCGGCGGCCCAACTGTTTCCTCTTCACACACAACCTACTCAATGATGGTTACCTCGTTGTCCTCTGTTATGGCGTTTGGCATGGTTTGTGCGTTTGTGGGGGTAGCTTTGGCAGAGCTTGTCAGCCTACTAAAAAAGAAACTTGCAGGCAGGCTATAGCGGCTTTTGCGTTTTCTGTTTTTTGAACATCAGAGGCAAACCCACCAGCGGAAGCGCCAACACCCACAAGTCCATGTTATGCCCAAGGAACCACGCGTACCAGTCACTCCAAAGCTGGTCGCCGCCAAAGTAAATCCACGTCAGGTAATTCCAAAGGAAATACAGTCCCACCAGCGTAATTATGGCTCCGACGGTTTTCAGGTTCAACTCCTCCACGGTTTCTGCGCCGATGGATTTCTTGGTGAAGTACGCCGTGTAGATGCCTAATGCGAGCATGCCAACGGTGGTTAACAAGAAGCTGAACAGGTTTTCAGGGTATGCTGTCAGGTACGTGGTGCCTTTGGCGATGACTGTGTATATCCAGTTGCCTGTGTTTTCCAGCCAAAACACAAACACGTAAACCGTGCCCGTGATTGATCCCCACTTCACCGCGTCTTTTGGGGGCTTGTTGGGGCGCAACGTGGAAGCCAGTTTAAAGAGGGCGAGGGGTAGGGCTATGGAGGAGAATAGGCATGGGATGCCTGTTTCAAGAAGAAAAGGCACATTAAAGCCCACTCCGCTGCCGCCAAAGCCCGCCACGTTTGCGGGAAGAACGCCCCAGATTCCTGAGAGCAAAAGCGACAGCCAGTAAACTGCCTCGATGACCAAAATCCACTGGATAATCTTGCGGGTTCTTTGGGAAGAAAACCCTCTGTGGACGAGGTACATGATGATGGCGACGACAGCAATGAGCCCCGCGAGGGTTCTTGCGACTAAGCCGACGGCGCCTGAAGCGTCGGTTATTAGAATCCAAGTGGAGGTTGGACCGGTGAAGAAGGCGAATTCGCCGATGTTCACCATGCCCTTGAACAGTTCATGGAAGCTGAACAGGAACCACGCCGACGCGGCAACCAGAAGCCCGAACTGCAGAGGCGAAAGCGACTTAGAGGGGGCAGACATAAGAGAATACCACAAAACCATTTGTTGGTTGACTATATTATTTTTGCGTGTTTCCCTCCAAAGCAGAAGGCGAGGTTCAATTTTAAACCGTGGAGTTGAGCTAATTTTAAATGTCTGCCGCCTCAGAATATATCCAAGTGAGGAAGCATCATGAACCTCAACCAAAGACAGGTGACTCGGTTTCTTTTTGCCGCTGAAGGCGTAGGCGCCGCGTTTGTCGGAGTCTTCTTGGCGGCTTACTTGAGTGGGTTACCTTCCACTGCGGTTTTACATTCTGAACCAGCCTTCAGAGTCCCCTTGGCGATTCTGGGGGGATTGTTTTTGCTGTTTGTTGCCGTTGCAGGGGTTTTGGCTGCCCGTTCCCCCAAGTAGCCCGCGCCTCAGCTTCTGTGTTCCTGCTTTTGCCGAGCGTCAGTTTAGATTGTTTTATATTGGGTATTCTGCTTTATAGACTGCAAAACAGGCTGCAATAGCGGCAAATGGAGGGAAAAGCTGAGGTGAACGTGGATTCCATGGCGGCGTGGCTGAAGGGAGGCATCAAAAACAAGTGGCGACTAGCTTTCTTGGTGTTTGCCGTTGCGTACGGCACGTTTTTGCTTTTTAACCTCTCGTACATGTCGATTCAGTGGGATGAAGTCACGCACCTTAACGGCGGCATGCTTCTGCTACGAGGCGACTATTCGACGTACTTTAGCTTCATTTTTTATCCGCCCATGTATGACCTCTTCACGGCTGGGTTCTACGCAGTCGGGGGCATAAGCGTATTCACAGGCAGGTTGGTCACGGTTGCGTTTTCGCTGTTGTCGCTGTGGGCGGTGTTTGAGTTTGCTTCCCGCATGTATGACGCCAAAACTGCCCTGCTGGGCGTAGTTCTGTTGGCTTTGATGCCCGGCTACGTGTGGTTGAGCCGCATGGCTATGATTGAAACCATGCTGGTTTTCTTCTTCACTGTTTCGACGCTGTCCTTTTTTGGGTGGCTGCGGCTACACCAGAACAAGTTCCTGATCATCAGCGGCGTTATGCTTGGACTGGGCATCTTGGTGAAGTACCAGACGGTCATTGTAGGCGCCATCATGCTTACAGCGCTAGTGGTGTTGGGCAGAGGCTACTTGAAACAGAAACTCACCCGCTTCCCCCTGCTCATACTCACCGTTGTGGCGGTGGTTATCCCTTGGATTCTGGTTTCATACCAAATTTACGCTTCAGGCCTGCTGGACACATGGCTGTACGCAATCAGCATGGGCAACCCCGAGAAATCGCTCTATAGCACGGGGCTTAATCGGTTTCCAGCGCCATTCACCGCACTGCCCAGTTGGTTGCAGACGCCCGTGTTTTACCTGTTTGAAATGACGGTGCCTTACTCGGATGTGCATCCAGTTTCGTTTTTCCTGTACCTTTTGGGTTTAGCTGGGTTGGGGTGGTTTGCGCTTCGCCGAAAAGCCTCCGACAAGTATCTGCTCATCTGGTTTGTTGTGGTTTACATTTTCTTCACCGTAATTCCCAACAAGCAGTGGCGCTACGTAGTGCCAGCGTTTCCTGTGCTTGCGTTAGCAGCAGCTAGCCTGATCACGTCGGCGTGGAGCAAAGCCCAAACCCGTTGGCAAAACAAGCAACTGCCCATAAACAAGCGGCGGTTAGCGCAGGTCGCCGCAGGGGGTCTGATAGCTTTCACGTTGGTTGGTGCGGCTTTTAGCGTTTCTGATGCTTACAGTTGGGTTGCCAAAGACCAAATTCACATTCCCATTGAAGAAGCCGCCAATTATGTCGCGCCACGTTTAGGACCTGACGAGTCAATCATGGTGTTGTGCGCACAGAACCTTTACAGCCAAGACATGGTGCGCTTCTACCTAAACGCGCAGGGTAAAACTAACGCGGTTTTGCAGTACCCCGCGTTGCCTGTGGATACGTACCGCCCTGACTTCAACGTAACCGAGCTAATCAGCCAGTGTCAACATAACAATGTGAAGTATGTGTTTATGTACGAGTTTGGCGGCGACGTGCCCTACTTTGACACGGATTTGCGTCTTATGGATGTTTACATGATGCTTGCAGAGTCAGGCAAATTCGGCAACATCCCCACCCTAGAAGAAGACGGCACCGTAACGGGAACGTATTTTGGGACCAGCCCCCGCCAAATCTACATCTTAACTTTCTTGGGTTGACTGGGAAAGCTCCAGCAACTCAAAACCCGTCTGCTTATCCATCACGCGTTTTGCCTCAGCGTCGGCAAGCTCCAACACGATGACTTCGCCGATTGTCCACACATCAATGCCCCTGCGGACGCATCCTGTGATGACTTTTTCG is a window encoding:
- a CDS encoding EF-Tu/IF-2/RF-3 family GTPase gives rise to the protein MGNLMVAVVGAQGFSSAIAKKGTSTDITLYNLKKGEDTLTLVEPNRYPERLAPLFFAASEVQKAVVVVNELTATLGESLVMLQCCGINSGYFILRNYIPKEKIQPLIKGTSLENFEFLPDDANVLREKLFNNAAQQKPAEAPTGSVPVDHAFNVKGVGVVVLGVVINGGVAKHAALKALPGTKTAQVRSIQKHDDDFDAAVEGDRVGLAVKNVDVSDVDRGVVLTNDPAIKTSKTLKTKASLVKYWQTPLKAGMVMHVGHWMQFLNGKVEEVSEEGDWHKPDVTISLEKDLVYRSGDRAVLMYLEGGKLRVAGTIELP
- a CDS encoding ArnT family glycosyltransferase; protein product: MEGKAEVNVDSMAAWLKGGIKNKWRLAFLVFAVAYGTFLLFNLSYMSIQWDEVTHLNGGMLLLRGDYSTYFSFIFYPPMYDLFTAGFYAVGGISVFTGRLVTVAFSLLSLWAVFEFASRMYDAKTALLGVVLLALMPGYVWLSRMAMIETMLVFFFTVSTLSFFGWLRLHQNKFLIISGVMLGLGILVKYQTVIVGAIMLTALVVLGRGYLKQKLTRFPLLILTVVAVVIPWILVSYQIYASGLLDTWLYAISMGNPEKSLYSTGLNRFPAPFTALPSWLQTPVFYLFEMTVPYSDVHPVSFFLYLLGLAGLGWFALRRKASDKYLLIWFVVVYIFFTVIPNKQWRYVVPAFPVLALAAASLITSAWSKAQTRWQNKQLPINKRRLAQVAAGGLIAFTLVGAAFSVSDAYSWVAKDQIHIPIEEAANYVAPRLGPDESIMVLCAQNLYSQDMVRFYLNAQGKTNAVLQYPALPVDTYRPDFNVTELISQCQHNNVKYVFMYEFGGDVPYFDTDLRLMDVYMMLAESGKFGNIPTLEEDGTVTGTYFGTSPRQIYILTFLG